The following DNA comes from Methanothermus fervidus DSM 2088.
CAAATAATTAGACCAATTGAAAGTGTAGGGTGTTACATACCAGGAGGTAGAGCTGTATATCCATCTACAGCATTGATGACAATAATTCCTGCGAAAGTTGCAGGAGTAAAAAGAGTTGTATGTTGTACACCTCCACAAGAAAATGGATTTGTTGATGATGCAACTTTAGTTGCTGCAGATATTGCAGGAGCAGACGAAATATATAAAGTGGGTGGAGTCCAAGCGATAGCTGCACTAGCTTATGGTACTGAAACAATAAGGCCTGTCAATAAAATTGTTGGACCAGGAAACATATTTGTCACTGCTGCAAAAAAACTTGTTTATGGAGATGTAGACATAGATTTTCTTGCTGGACCTTCAGAGGTTTTAATAATTGCTGATGAAAATGCTAAAGAAGAATACATTACTGCTGAAATGTTGGCACAAGCAGAACATGATCCACAAGCTTCATCAGTTCTTGTTACCAATTCAACGAAAATTGCAAACAACGTTAGATCCCTGATTAAAAAGAAAATTAAAAAATATAAAAGAAGAGAAATTATTGAAAAATCATTAAAAGAAAATGGTAAAATTGTAATAACTAAAAACATTAGAGAATCTATTGACTTTGCTAACAAATATGCGCCTGAACATCTAGTATTAATGGTTAAAAATCCAGAAAAATATTTAAAATATATAAACAATGCAGGTTCAATATTTTTGGGTGATAATACACCAGTATCAGCTGGAGATTATGGATTAGGAAGTAATCATGTTTTACCAACTGGAGGATTTGCAAAAGCATGTGGAGGTCTATCTACAGAATCATTTATTAAAAAAATAACTGTGCAAAAACTTTCTAAAAAAGGACTACTTTCCCTAAAAGATATCGTAATTCCACTTTCAGAATATGAAGGTTTGGACGGACATGCAAAATCTTTCAAGAAAAGACTAGAGGTGTTAAAAAGTGAGCATGATAAATGTTAAAAAAAGAACACATTACTCTGATGAAATTACGCCTGACATGGATGGAAAAAAAGTATCATTGGTAGGTTGGGTACATGAAATAAGAGACTTGGGAGGTATTGTATTTTTACTTTTAAGAGATAGAGAGGGAATAATTCAAGTTACTGCACCAAGTAAAAAAGTGGATAAAGAATTAATGGATAAAATGAGAAAATCTGGAAAGGAATCTGTTATATTTGTGGAAGGCACTGTAAAAGAATCTTCAAAAGCTCCAAATAATGTTGAGATTATACCAACAAATTTTGAAATAATAAATAAATCAAAACAGCCACTTCCGCTTGACACAACAGGGAAAGTAAAGGCAGAATTGGATACCAGGTTAGATGCTAGATTTTTAGATTTAAGAAAATTAAATGTAAATGCAATATTTAAAATAAGAAACAAAATGCTTAATTCTGTAAGAAAATTTTTTGAAGAAAATGGATTTATAGAAATTAATACACCAAAACTTGTTGCTTCTGCAACAGAAGGTGGAACAGCCTTATTCCCAGTTACATATTTTGAAAGAGAGGCTTTTTTAGGGCAAAGTCCTCAACTTTACAAACAGATGATGATGGCTGCAGGTTTTGAAAAAGTTTATGAGATTGGACCAATTTTTAGGGCAGAAGAACATGATACATTAAGACATTTGAATGAAGCTATATCTATAGATATTGAAGTTTCATTTGCTAATCATGAAGATGTCATGAAGATTCTTGAAAATCTCATTGTTAGGGTTATTGAAGATCTAAACAAAAGTTGTAAAAAAGAATTAAAAATATTAAATAAAAAATTAGAGGTTCCTGAAACTCCATTTGAGAGAATAACATATGATGAAGTAATTGAAATTGTAAATTCTAAGGGAGTAGTACTGGAATATGGAGAAGATCTATCAAGGGCTGCTGAAAAGGCCCTTGGTGAAGAAATGGATAATTATTACTTTATTATAGATTGGCCAACCTCAATAAAACCATTCTATGTTATGCCAAATGAAAAAAATCCAGAGAAATGTTATGCATTTGACTTGATGTATAAAGATTTAGAGATATCTTCAGGAGCTATGAGAATTCATGATCATGATTTATTAGTAAAAAGAATTAAGGAACAAGACCTAAATCCTGAATCCTTTAAATATTATTTAGATGCATTTAAGTATGGAATGCCACCACATGCTGGTTGGGGTCTCGGAGCTGAAAGATTTATGATGGCATTAACAGGTGTAAAAAATATACGTGAAACTATTTTGTTTCCAAGAGATAGAAGAAGATTAACTCCGTGATTTTTGATGATGGGTGCATCAACAAAACAAGGTTATGAAATTGCAAAAAAAAGTCGTAAGATAGTGAGATTACTTATTGAAGATAAAATAAAAAATTTTTCTAAAGAGGAAAGAAAAATAATTGAGAGGGTTGTCCACTCTACAGCTGATTTAGATTTCGCTGAGTTAATCGAAATTCATCCAAATTTTGTAAATAAAAGTTTGGAAGCTTTAAATAATAATGAAGATATTTTTGTAGATGTAAAAATGGTTAAGGTTGGAATAAATAAATACCCTGGGAATATATTATGTTATATCGATGATAAAGACGTAATCAAATTAGCTAAGAAAAAACAAATAACAAGAGCTGCAGCATCTGTTGAACATCTTGTGAATACAAATTTTAATGGAA
Coding sequences within:
- a CDS encoding histidinol dehydrogenase (COGs: COG0141 Histidinol dehydrogenase~InterPro IPR001692: IPR012131: IPR016161~KEGG: mth:MTH225 histidinol dehydrogenase~PFAM: Histidinol dehydrogenase~PRIAM: Histidinol dehydrogenase~SPTR: O26327 Histidinol dehydrogenase~TIGRFAM: histidinol dehydrogenase~PFAM: Histidinol dehydrogenase~TIGRFAM: histidinol dehydrogenase), translating into MEVVVFKKEKIENLIKRSEIDISTVIPKVSEIIREVKECGDEALINLTRKFDGVEIDKIKVTKDEIKRSYKRLDDSIIHALKKASKNIKKFHERQIPKEWFINNDIYAGQIIRPIESVGCYIPGGRAVYPSTALMTIIPAKVAGVKRVVCCTPPQENGFVDDATLVAADIAGADEIYKVGGVQAIAALAYGTETIRPVNKIVGPGNIFVTAAKKLVYGDVDIDFLAGPSEVLIIADENAKEEYITAEMLAQAEHDPQASSVLVTNSTKIANNVRSLIKKKIKKYKRREIIEKSLKENGKIVITKNIRESIDFANKYAPEHLVLMVKNPEKYLKYINNAGSIFLGDNTPVSAGDYGLGSNHVLPTGGFAKACGGLSTESFIKKITVQKLSKKGLLSLKDIVIPLSEYEGLDGHAKSFKKRLEVLKSEHDKC
- a CDS encoding aspartyl-tRNA synthetase (COGs: COG0017 Aspartyl/asparaginyl-tRNA synthetase~InterPro IPR006195: IPR002312: IPR004523: IPR016027: IPR 004365: IPR004364: IPR012340~KEGG: mth:MTH226 aspartyl-tRNA synthetase~PFAM: tRNA synthetase class II (D K and N); nucleic acid binding OB-fold tRNA/helicase-type~PRIAM: Aspartate--tRNA ligase~SPTR: O26328 Aspartyl-tRNA synthetase~TIGRFAM: aspartyl-tRNA synthetase~PFAM: tRNA synthetases class II (D, K and N); OB-fold nucleic acid binding domain~TIGRFAM: aspartyl-tRNA synthetase, archaeal type; asparaginyl-tRNA synthetase), which codes for MSMINVKKRTHYSDEITPDMDGKKVSLVGWVHEIRDLGGIVFLLLRDREGIIQVTAPSKKVDKELMDKMRKSGKESVIFVEGTVKESSKAPNNVEIIPTNFEIINKSKQPLPLDTTGKVKAELDTRLDARFLDLRKLNVNAIFKIRNKMLNSVRKFFEENGFIEINTPKLVASATEGGTALFPVTYFEREAFLGQSPQLYKQMMMAAGFEKVYEIGPIFRAEEHDTLRHLNEAISIDIEVSFANHEDVMKILENLIVRVIEDLNKSCKKELKILNKKLEVPETPFERITYDEVIEIVNSKGVVLEYGEDLSRAAEKALGEEMDNYYFIIDWPTSIKPFYVMPNEKNPEKCYAFDLMYKDLEISSGAMRIHDHDLLVKRIKEQDLNPESFKYYLDAFKYGMPPHAGWGLGAERFMMALTGVKNIRETILFPRDRRRLTP
- a CDS encoding precorrin-8X methylmutase (COGs: COG2082 Precorrin isomerase~InterPro IPR003722~KEGG: mst:Msp_1179 precorrin-8X methylmutase~PFAM: Precorrin-8X methylmutase CbiC/CobH~PRIAM: Precorrin-8X methylmutase~SPTR: Q2NF43 CbiC~PFAM: Precorrin-8X methylmutase), producing the protein MMGASTKQGYEIAKKSRKIVRLLIEDKIKNFSKEERKIIERVVHSTADLDFAELIEIHPNFVNKSLEALNNNEDIFVDVKMVKVGINKYPGNILCYIDDKDVIKLAKKKQITRAAASVEHLVNTNFNGIVVIGNSPTALYKIIEFHKKNKLKVKSVIGVPVGFVSAEEAKEMLKDSGIPYLITRGPKGGTSVAVAAINSLINMRDKNEF